The genomic window TCATCAGAGTATCCATGTCTTTCAAGGGTTCTTCATAAGGTAAGAGAACTGGTAGTAGCACAGTTAGAAAGTGGTACAATGTATTACATTGTCATGAGAGATACACAGCGGTAACTGGTAGTAGCACGGTTAGAAAGTGGTGTTTTATTGTCATGAGAGATCCACAGCGGTAAAGTATATGCATAGGTGTTTATTTCACAGTGCTTAGAACGGTTacagtatatttatttatattggttTATTGCCTGATTTATAAGAGTTGAAtgctaaaatacattttataggAATAACTTACGAagcaatataaacaaatataatctaGTTAAAGACATGTACATTATTCAATAAATTACatgcaaaaaataatttatttaggATAGTAAATGAATAGTATATTAGATTATTTGtctcaggatttttttttcaaagagacGTATTTTACCAAGTTTTAAGTTTGGATATTTCCAGAAAGTCCTTGCGTGTAAAACATGAAAagaaatttttttctcaattttaagggTGAAAAGGGGTGCATTCCATGCACTCGGTAAAATATGttctttcgaaaaaaaaaattctgggaAAAATTAAAGTCCAGTATTGTTTGATTTCAGGATAATGAAACATTGTTGCAGAATAAATAACTAAGGAAAGAAATTTATGACTAAATATAGCATTATAATTACCTAACTCCTGTGGTAATTCGTGACAGAATATAGCTATAGTAAGACCAATCCCATCCGCTATATCGCTCGAGAACGCTGCTCCCAGCACGAGACCATCGGTAGTGTTGTGTATAGCATCTCCAATTATTATCATGTATGCTAGTGGGGCGATACCTATATGTATATATTCAAATAGATTCAATTTGGATTAAACACATTACACATAATCGTcaactttttgaaataaaacaaaatatataaataaaaattaaaaaaaaacaagaatgtgtccccagtacacgaatgccccactcgcactatcattttctatgttcagtggaccgtgaaattggggtaaaccctctaatttggcattacaattaaaaagatcatatcatagggaacatgtatactaagtttgaagtcgattggacgtcaacttcatcaaaaactaccttgaccaaaaactttaacctgaagcgggacagacggacgaacgaacggacggacggacggacggacgcacagaccagaaaacataatgcccctctactatcgtaggtggggcataaaaaaaagataaaatttcggggccttttatagctgactttgcggtattggctttgttcattgttgaaggcaatacggcgacctatagttgctaatttctgtttcatttggtctcttgtggagagttgtctcattggcaatcataccacatcttcttatattatatatattgctTGCTATGTGACTTAATGTTAAGCCGGATAAATTGACGATAAATAAAGGTTTGTTTAAGGTTAGAAATTCGTTTTCTATTGAAAACATTTCGGAAAATATTGAATACAATTAATGCTATTATCATTCAAAAGTTATAAGATGTcccatctaacatgtctaagtgtATGATAATGATGTATATGATATAATTCAAAGTTTACCCTTTTCCTTTTTCGAGTCTTCTGATCCTGAATTAATTTGACCATTTGAATTGAcctgtattagaaaaaaaagttatgtatatAGTTTAAACGTTCAGTTTAGAAGACCAAAAAACGTGATGTGTATGTACGATTTAAGCATGCATTTTGTCATGAGCAACGAAACATAACTCACAATAAGTTCCCTCCCTTTTACCAGAGAAAAACCTCAAATATATAACATTTCATTGAACAAACGTATCTGAAGAATGACGGATATGTACCAtacttaataaaagtaaattaaacaGGATTGAAATGCATCTCCTAAGTGTAGCTTTTGATGCAGTTTAGGCTACATCAACTATTCCCGTAAATGTAGGCACTTAGGATAGAATTCCAAGTTTAATACGCTGCTTTAGATACATGACTGGGTTACTGCTTTTTATTGTCTTGTTTTCTTGTAGAAATCATGTCATTTCCTCATCGAACTGCGCGCATATTTTCGTTCATTCATACATACTTGCACTGCTACATACATATTGAAACTGCACAATATCCAAACTGGAGCGTCCTTCTTTTTGGGACATGTTGGATATTTGTCTCTTTTTCAATCATATCACATCACATTATCTGATAATCTTTTCTTTTGTTATAAAGTTTATTTAACGGATTATGAGAAAACTTTTACTTTTACGACGACGTTCGGAAAGCAACAAGTGTTTATGCCAATATTTGTAACAGTTGAGGTGATGCTGAGAAATGCAATGACAAAAAAACCGCGTACATACATTGTAAAAATCTTTTGAACTTTTGGAATCACTATCAAGTTGTCCGAGGTTTGCTGCTCCTGGTTCAGTTGATGTGGCTACTTCTGATATGAGTccctgtaaatatatatatatatatataaatgtttaactGTCATTTTATGTTGTTATTTCCATGTAAAAAAGTGCAgttatttaaattgtaaataaaccttctgctttgtatttatttgatgaGTGAAACACCTTTCAACATACTTTTAATGTTTgtccttatgttgtactgttacctCACAGTCCCGGGTTATTGGAGGGACTGTGCCTTCATACTAGTTTAACCCCGTATATATATGTCTGTCCGAAGTCAGActctgtaatttagtggttgtcgctTATTGTagcatatcatatttgtttttcgttcattattttgtacataattcaggccgtttagttttcttttttaaactgttttatatttgtcatttcggggccgtacggtgacctttagttcaTGCTGTTATTGATATCTCTTTTGGAGTTttatcttattggcaatcattcttgaattaaaacaaataaaaaaaatacactaaaaaaacacaaacaaacaaacaaacaaaaaaaaaaaaaaaaaaaaaacaaacaaaaaaaaaaacaataagaacAATTCCAAAGCATTTATAGTTTAGTGCATTACTTTTGTGTTTATTACAGAAACATTATCCTAGTGAATATCCGTTTTGGAATTTATACAAAAGTGTTCCCCAAAATAGATGTTTTAAGATGGACAACGGATGAAGGTACAATACAACACACATTCATATAATGTAAAACTTTTTAACTATACAATTTACTGGTATGGTGAcatcattttattataatatgcATACTTTCCGTCCTAGCCCACTTGATAACGGACAATCATTTTAGCCCACTTGAAGAAGGACCATGTGTCGTAACCACTATATTGATTATAAAACAATCTATTCGATAACAGATTatggttgttttttctttaaatcttatatgctgtaaaaatgttttatttttacaaaattttatattatcGATAAATTACctttctttttttcagaaaagTCATTATCATTTCCAGAAGATAAAAGGCGTATGTTCCTAccaaagaagaaaacaaaaacacaattcATTCATTTCACCTGTTTTTTTTGGTACTAGCATAATCATCACGAAGGGTGCCATATATGGAGCTGGATCTACTTGTTCTACAAGAGCACATGTAATCACCTCGATGTTTTAAGGGTAAGTGTTGCTAAGTATttggttttatatgttgtgttatgGGAGCTGTTGTAtgacttttagtttttttttgccatcgcattgtcagtttgttttcgacttgtgaTTCGACTGTTcctttttggtatctttcgcatcTCCTTTCTGGACAATATAAACACAGTAAAAAAAAGTCACAAGGGGTTGCACTCCCATTTTAGGCACTACCCTTGGATTTCGATTTGATTATATGATAGTTTGATTAACGTTCAACAGTTAAACAGATACTGTGTAAGCTCCACCCTTGAAAATGTTCTGTGGTGATCCTGAGTCCTTATTCATAGTTATAATAGTCCTTTCGGATACCATCTTGTTTTATATTGGTTTCTAAACAACACTTACCCAGTAATACAACCATTGTATACCATATGTAATTTTCAACATGAATCCCTGCTTCGTGATCATCATGGTCGTGTTCTGTACTGTTGTCCTCGTGTTCATGCTCATGATCTGAATGTCCATGGACCCCTAGAGcctataataaattaaaaaaatatagataaaaaaaatgtggacagcaatgaaaccaaaattaaaatgtgGACCTCTAAAGACTGCAGATAACAAAAGCATCAAAAGAACAACATGTACCTGTTTTATCGTCTCGATACAGGAATATCGAACGTTACTCAAACAATTGTTCCTAGGAATTCAGAGAGTGGCACTGTTTCTCATAAATGAAACAGCTGAGTTGAGTTTAATTggaaacaagaagatgtggtatgagtgccaatgagacaagtctcaatccgagtcacaatgtgtaaaataTGAACCATTACAGATCAAAGTAATTGCTATCCATTTAGTGTTATTTATTTACAACTGAAGTGAAAGGTGTAGGTTCACAAATTAATTTAACAGGTCCTagtatttcatgtaaaatttaaaaatgtatactaatTCCAAGACAAACGGCCAGTAATTCTTGTAAATAAAGCATTCCACCACGCAACTGTATGAAAATGAACATGTAAAATATAGGTTTTGAAAGTACAATGTATTCAAATGTAATTTATGTTCACATAATGATGCTGTTGTTTAAATACATCATTATTCTGAAATAttgtaaaatgaaatgaaaaaaataaacatgtaaagttgttcatttctgtgtcattttggtctcttgtagagttgtctcatttccattcataccacatcttcttatttatacatacctttacatgtttattttcaTCTTTGTGGAAAGATAAAATATTGAGCTCACCTCAGGAATAAGATGAACCACCGCCCCTGTAAACAGAGTTCCGACAGCTAATCCcataaaaatggacaaaaacacgTGGTATGCATTTGAGAACCGCTTAGCACATGGCAAAATGGCAGCTCCACAAATAGAACATACGCAACATATTGCATTAGCTAAGATACCATAACCATAGACTGAAATACATACATGAAAAgtattaacatatttttaaaagtaaaatgtaatGAGATGCAGTTATATCCACAATGAAATTCGATTATGATATCAAAGTAAGTAACTATTGTTTGCATGgcgtttttttaatgtttaaacgTGTCTCTACtattattgtataagaaaattgCCATTTGTTACGTGTCCCAAGACAATCAAAAGCATGATTTCTTTGCAGAAAGATAGCATCTTTCTTTGTGGGTAATTGAATTAAATGTTTTCGGCGGTAAATCTTTAGTTATCTTtatgttacggacgccatcatgctCTGTATTAATCAGTATAGATTCGTAAGGCGGGAGACGAATGCGAAGCAGGGGATACTAAACATATCACTCCGTTTGGGATTCCTGTAGATCCCTGAGgtttattttgtacttttttttactgatttttacatttaaacatcGGTCATCaactattttatttgtaaaaacagGAAAGACACCAAGGGGGCAATAAAAACCACAATTCCAATAACGCTTGACAGAACGAAAAAAAGACGAAAAGACAAACTCCTAATACAAAAACTTAGCACTACCAATCAAGAATGAGCAATATCAACCCTGCACAAATTCTGGAGTAAATTCAGGACCCCCTGAGGAGTAAGATAATCGTTTTGTTTCATTTGTTGTTCTCAAAATGAAGTACTTCATTTTTGGTTTAAGTAGTTTTTTGCGGACTTTTATTTTTACGTCTTTTCTCATTTGGTTGTCTTGTGTTGGCTAACTGTGTACTTTACCTCCCATCAGTTGTAATTTTTGACTTATTTAGTTTGTTATCTCTCTACTGCTGTCTTTCTGTGACCTCCTGTGCAATGTTTTGTCCCCTTGGTTGTAATGTTTTGACATATTAAGTTGTTATCTCTCTTTTGATTGTCTTTCTTTAAACTATTGTGTTttgttatctccctttggtgttTCCTTTTCGACTTATTGTGATATGCTATCTCTcctcatttgtttttttttcgaccCATTGTGTTTGTTATCTCACAATGATTGTCTTTCTTTCATTAATTGTATCTGTTCGACTCATGATCACTCTGTTTTGTTTTCTCCCATTTGTCATCCTTTTTTTGATTAATCGTGTTTTGTTATCTCTTCCTGTTTGTCTATTTTCGacttgatgtgttttgttatctCTTCTTACGTGTCTTTTTgccatttatttgtttgttatctACCCTTACTTTCTTTCTTAAACTTATTATGGTAGGCTATCTCTTCTTGCTTGTCTTTCCCTAACTTATTGTGTTTTGTTAACTCCCATTGATATTTTCCCAATATTTTATAAGCTTGAAAGACATAACGTTTGAATATTCAaccaaaatatgtttttaaaattaatgtGACCACAATAGAACGAGAGTgttaataagcattttgtattgccatttctttttttcgAAACAACTATGTCTTGAAAAGTAAAAATTAGAAACAAATTAACCGTGATTACGAGTAAgtgaaatgaacaaaaaattccttcttaagggggtagaccttggttcagggagataactctttaaatcatcagtacgtttgtaaaagtcaatttcatcaatgaattttaagcatttacctgaaacagattgaaaataatctatgtaacctagaagcttagaatatatttttaaaaatggttgacacaaacgtactgatgatttcaAGAGTTATCTcactgaaccaaggtctacccccttaaataaGTCTGAAAGTTTATTATTGCACAATTTTaaagcaaataaaacaaaacatgaaatacAATAAAGGAACATAACAGATAATGAAAGTTTGTTTAACATGTTCAAACTAGTAAAATCATTTGACCAAGAAGAGTAAAGCGCCGTTATTATTAATTGCAACTATGCAAATTTTGTAGTGGTTATTTTGCCTATAAATGTATCTACTGCACATGACTATCAATAGGTTAAATAAACTTACTTTCAGCTGTAGTAGGCATTCTTCTACTTTATCATTACTGAaaccaataaaacaattattatttattcTTCTTTATGGTTCAATTACAATACAATTCAGCAAGATTCAACAATTCGAAATATTTAGGAAACATTCACAAATAGTAATTCAGTAACACTTTTATTGAATGTACAACTCACACTTTGGAAATCCATACATTGGTTAAAAGCAACAAGATAGAAACCCAATAATACACCAAACTAAAAAAAGTCATACAATCATAAAATGCGGTATTGAAGAAAAGATAAAATTCTAATCGTATTCCATGCTCTTTTTTGCTATTAGTTTAACGCAAATTatctcaaaaaataattttaatagaaaaaaatcgcGTGTTTAcggtgtgtttgatttgtttttttctcaattagtttatgaatttcgaacagcggtatactactgttgcctttatttagattgACAATTGCTTGGATCAATGAAACATAAACTGACGtcatttaattttatcaaaagaGTGGCGAAATATatcagagggacaatcaaacgcatagttcgaaaataaactgacaaaaccatggctaaaaaagaaataagataaaCGGACAAGTAATAGTACACAGGAAACAAGATAGAAACCTTAAGACTAAACCCACGAACCCCATCAAcaactggggggggggggatgtcaggtgctccggaagggtaagcagacttTGATCCACATTAAACGACACAAAATTTGGGATATTCGATTTTACAAGTCAATCACACACTGAcaataatattgaaaaacatagAGAACTGATGACAGAGCAACAAGAACTCTATTTGATCTAAGGTGCTCTGAAACGGTAAGCGAATTCTTCTCCACATGTCGCATCCATTATAAAAGTTCCTAAATGGTTATGGCATGAAGACATTTACAATTTTATCTTTCCTTTCTAGTGTACATTCGTTGTTATACAAACAACTTTTAACAGATTCTCGGACATTAATATGTCAATTACTAAACATGTGACTAGGGCCTACTTTTGTGAacataaaactgtaaatattatttttaatatataatctTCACCCCCTTTTATCTCTATTTAAAAAGAAACTGGTAAGATTTGATATCTACCAAACTTTCAATAGATtactaaataatatattttagatatcaATAGAAATGTATTAATGagggttttattttgtttaagcaTCTATCAAGCCAACACGTTTGAcaccatttgaaaaaaatatactagttTTAAAGTTCACACGAGATATGTTCTGTGAACATTTAAAACATGCTATTTGATAtatctgttatatcaaatatgaaaaagactataaaatgTTTAATCGTCTTTGATTAAGGTCTCATTATGATTAAATTATTATGAATAACAAGTCAATTTTTGATGATAGATatgtaaaaaatattcaaagacatttttttttaccttttcacCCCTTATCTTACAAACCACGTTTATTGTTTAACAGAAAGCGGAACCGTTCGAACCTTGTTGTTTActaaaaattacaaatacaaataaaaatctataaagtattttaaacattatttatgtttaaatatatgCACAAATGCGTAAAATTATTGAAAAGTCCAAAGGGTGTTAGTTTTATACCCTGTCAACAATACATTCCTATTGACAAAAAAAGCGAGGACGTGTCTTTTAGCACAACATGTTATATAAACACGAACTTAAATACCTGACCGAAATAATTGATATCCTGGTTAAACTGAAAATGATATCATATATATCTAATTGATTAAATGTGGTGTGCACTTGTTAACATGAACTATCATTGATGcgtgatttttttgtaaattcaataGTTATAAAATAGTGAATTATTCGTAGCACCAAGGTTTTCTATCCCAGGCATGACCgtatttaaaacatctttttattaATAACTCGCAGTGCTTTTCATTTTCGTCTTGGTCAAAACgctattttttgtttctttgttacatatttgtttgttttcatagttattaagattataacacaatgttgacagctgtacacatgtatttgacaattttacctattatgtctgtttgttttgttcacacgttGTTGTCAATATTATGGTTTGTGATGCGACTGTCAACAAGTGAGATGTTTCGATAGAtaaaaaccaggttttatccaccattttctacataagaaaatgtctgtaccaagtcaggagtatgacaattgttatccattcattagatgtgttttagcttttgataaCAACTCTCATATTTGTGaatccccaagggtgactagggtatagaaatatggtcatttggtcttctcccgaccggcagtgaaacgcttgccgaagtggggcgtccgtttggctgtgcgggatgtatcaagttcgcagtcacgtccggtcagaa from Mytilus galloprovincialis chromosome 5, xbMytGall1.hap1.1, whole genome shotgun sequence includes these protein-coding regions:
- the LOC143076499 gene encoding zinc transporter ZIP12-like, with product MPTTAEIYGYGILANAICCVCSICGAAILPCAKRFSNAYHVFLSIFMGLAVGTLFTGAVVHLIPEALGVHGHSDHEHEHEDNSTEHDHDDHEAGIHVENYIWYTMVVLLGTYAFYLLEMIMTFLKKRKGLISEVATSTEPGAANLGQLDSDSKSSKDFYNVNSNGQINSGSEDSKKEKGIAPLAYMIIIGDAIHNTTDGLVLGAAFSSDIADGIGLTIAIFCHELPQELGDFAVLITSGLSFCQAIWANLFSSLTAFIGFFVGVQVASYATAVNWIYAVTAGNFLYIALVDMLPELMKLGSKSWKTFCYHNIGIVTGALILVVVAVFEEHIEV